One segment of Terriglobia bacterium DNA contains the following:
- a CDS encoding efflux RND transporter permease subunit, with translation MWIVRLALQRPYTFVVMALLILILSPIVIIRTPVDIFPDINIPVISVIWQFQGLSAQEMADRIVSNTERGLTTIVNDIEHTETQAMDGRAITKIFFHPTANLQTALSQVTAISQTAVRNLPQGTNPPLIIVYSASSVPIVQVGISSKNLPEQALNDLSLNFIRPQMTTIPGAAIPFPYGGKQRVVAVDIDTAAMQAKRLTPVDVVNAISAQNLILPSGTAKIGPLQYQVSMNGSPDTIAEINALPIKTQNGTTTYLRDVAHVRDGFSPQTNIVRQDGIRGTLLTIMKNGGASTLDIVKNIKETLKREASTLPDGVDMKALFDQSLFVRASIDGVLREALIAACLTAAMILLFLGNWRSTLIIAISIPLSILCSIIVLSALGQSLNIMTLGGLALAVGILVDDATVTIENIDRHLAMGKPLTAAILDGASQIAVPAFVSTLCICIVFVPMFFLTGVAKFLFVPLAEAVVFAMLASYLLSRTLVPTMVMYLLRGHEHEDRFKPGRGIMAPFKNFQIGFERRFDRLREAYHGTLLSAMQHRTIFVSCFLAFCILSTGLVFFLGQDFFPDVDAGIFRMHVRGRAGLRIEETARLCDEVENYVRSRIPRQELVTVLDNIGLPYSSINNTYSTAGSIGTSDAEILFSLNQEHHHPTAGYVKQLREELPKQFPGVEFFFQPADIVSQILNFGLPSPIDIQIVGKNQAQNYQLAQELANQLRHVPGAADVHVQQLMNSPALRLNVDRTRAQQVGLQQRDVAQNLLVSLSGSFQTAPTFWLNRENGVTYNVAVQTPEYRIDSLQALMDTPIAAPGAPSPQVLANLATVSPAVTPAVISHYNIQPVIDVYTSVQGRDLGGVARDTRKIVASFEKKLPRGSRIEMRGQVETMSSSFAGLALGLVMSIMLVYLLIVVNFQSWLDPFIIITALPGALAGIVWMLLLTHTTLNVPSLTGSVMCMGVATANSILVISFARERMQEGLSAWDAALEAGYTRMRPVIMTALAMIIGMVPMALGMGEGGEQNAPLGRAVIGGLIFATVATLLFVPVIFSMMHGRREAKAAKKAESQQEVYSRT, from the coding sequence ATGTGGATTGTTCGCCTCGCGTTACAGAGGCCTTATACATTCGTTGTGATGGCGCTTTTGATTTTGATCTTAAGCCCCATCGTCATCATCCGCACGCCGGTCGATATCTTTCCTGACATCAATATTCCCGTTATCAGCGTCATCTGGCAATTCCAGGGCTTGTCAGCACAGGAAATGGCGGACCGCATTGTGAGCAATACGGAGCGCGGACTGACGACGATCGTAAATGACATTGAACATACTGAAACGCAGGCCATGGACGGCCGTGCCATCACCAAGATTTTCTTTCATCCCACGGCCAATTTACAGACTGCGCTCTCACAAGTTACCGCCATTTCGCAAACAGCGGTGCGGAACCTGCCGCAGGGAACCAATCCCCCACTGATCATTGTTTATTCTGCGTCAAGCGTTCCCATTGTGCAGGTCGGCATCAGCAGCAAGAACCTTCCGGAGCAGGCGCTGAATGACCTCTCCCTGAACTTCATCCGCCCGCAAATGACCACGATTCCCGGCGCCGCCATTCCCTTTCCATATGGCGGCAAGCAGCGCGTGGTGGCCGTGGATATCGATACCGCCGCCATGCAGGCCAAAAGGCTGACGCCGGTCGACGTGGTGAATGCCATTAGCGCGCAGAACCTGATTCTGCCTTCGGGCACGGCGAAAATCGGCCCGTTGCAATACCAGGTCTCTATGAATGGCAGTCCGGACACGATTGCCGAAATCAACGCTCTTCCTATCAAAACGCAGAACGGAACCACCACGTATCTTCGCGATGTGGCCCACGTCCGCGACGGATTTTCCCCTCAGACCAACATTGTCCGCCAGGACGGCATTCGCGGCACGCTGCTGACCATCATGAAAAATGGCGGCGCATCTACCCTGGATATCGTCAAAAACATCAAGGAAACGTTGAAGCGCGAAGCCTCCACACTGCCGGACGGCGTGGATATGAAAGCGCTTTTTGATCAGTCTCTCTTCGTGCGCGCCTCAATTGACGGCGTGTTGCGCGAAGCTTTGATCGCTGCGTGCCTTACTGCGGCCATGATCCTGCTGTTCCTGGGAAACTGGCGCAGCACCTTGATTATCGCCATCTCAATTCCTCTTTCGATTCTCTGCTCGATCATTGTCCTCAGCGCCCTGGGGCAGAGCTTGAATATCATGACCTTGGGAGGGCTGGCGCTTGCCGTCGGTATCCTGGTGGATGACGCCACGGTCACGATTGAGAATATTGACCGTCATCTGGCCATGGGTAAGCCGCTCACGGCGGCCATTCTGGATGGCGCTTCGCAGATCGCCGTCCCGGCGTTCGTTTCCACGCTCTGCATCTGCATTGTGTTTGTGCCCATGTTCTTCCTCACCGGCGTGGCCAAGTTCCTGTTCGTGCCGCTGGCGGAAGCCGTAGTCTTCGCCATGCTGGCCTCTTACCTGCTTTCGCGAACGCTGGTCCCCACAATGGTGATGTATCTTTTGCGCGGCCATGAGCATGAAGACAGGTTCAAGCCGGGGCGCGGCATCATGGCGCCATTCAAGAATTTCCAGATCGGCTTTGAACGCCGTTTTGATCGCCTGCGCGAGGCTTATCACGGCACCCTGCTCTCGGCCATGCAACACCGCACAATTTTTGTGAGCTGCTTCCTGGCCTTCTGCATCTTGTCCACCGGGCTGGTCTTTTTCCTGGGGCAGGATTTTTTTCCTGACGTCGATGCCGGCATCTTTCGCATGCACGTGCGCGGACGCGCCGGCCTCAGAATTGAAGAAACCGCCCGCCTGTGCGACGAAGTGGAGAACTATGTCCGCAGCCGCATTCCCCGGCAAGAACTGGTCACGGTGCTCGATAATATCGGCCTGCCCTACAGTTCTATCAACAACACATACTCCACCGCCGGGAGCATTGGCACGTCGGACGCGGAGATCCTGTTTTCGCTGAACCAGGAGCACCACCATCCCACTGCAGGCTATGTTAAGCAGCTGCGCGAAGAGCTGCCAAAGCAGTTCCCCGGCGTGGAATTTTTTTTCCAGCCCGCTGATATCGTCAGCCAGATCCTGAATTTCGGACTGCCGTCACCTATTGATATTCAGATTGTCGGTAAGAACCAGGCGCAGAATTACCAACTAGCGCAGGAACTGGCCAACCAGCTTCGCCATGTTCCCGGCGCGGCAGACGTGCATGTGCAGCAGCTTATGAACTCGCCTGCATTGCGCCTGAATGTGGACCGCACGCGTGCCCAGCAGGTTGGCCTGCAGCAGCGGGACGTGGCGCAGAACCTGCTGGTCTCATTGAGCGGCAGCTTTCAAACAGCGCCTACCTTCTGGCTCAACCGGGAAAACGGCGTAACTTACAACGTGGCGGTACAAACGCCGGAGTACCGCATTGACTCGCTTCAGGCGCTGATGGATACGCCTATTGCGGCACCCGGAGCGCCTTCGCCCCAGGTGCTGGCAAACCTGGCCACCGTCTCTCCCGCTGTGACCCCGGCTGTGATCTCTCATTACAATATCCAACCAGTAATCGATGTGTATACCAGCGTGCAGGGACGCGATCTGGGCGGCGTGGCGCGCGACACACGCAAGATCGTCGCCAGTTTTGAAAAAAAGTTGCCGCGTGGCTCGCGAATTGAAATGCGCGGACAGGTGGAGACCATGAGCAGCTCATTCGCCGGCTTGGCCCTGGGCCTGGTCATGTCGATCATGCTGGTTTACCTGCTGATCGTGGTCAACTTCCAGTCATGGCTTGATCCGTTCATTATTATCACGGCTCTGCCGGGCGCGCTGGCGGGAATTGTCTGGATGCTATTGTTGACTCATACCACGCTTAACGTGCCGTCGCTTACCGGCTCGGTTATGTGCATGGGCGTGGCCACGGCAAACAGTATCCTGGTCATCTCCTTCGCGCGCGAACGAATGCAGGAAGGCCTGAGCGCCTGGGACGCCGCGCTGGAAGCAGGTTATACACGCATGCGCCCAGTGATCATGACAGCCCTGGCGATGATTATCGGCATGGTGCCGATGGCATTGGGAATGGGCGAAGGCGGCGAGCAGAATGCCCCACTGGGCCGGGCAGTGATCGGCGGGTTAATTTTTGCGACCGTAGCGACCCTGCTGTTTGTGCCGGTAATTTTCAGCATGATGCACGGACGCAGAGAAGCCAAAGCAGCGAAGAAAGCTGAGTCCCAGCAGGAAGTTTATTCCAGGACATAA
- a CDS encoding SDR family oxidoreductase encodes MTSKFSGKVALVTGGTGGLGRAVTLALLHEGASVIATYIVKDEADALRDAVGPHAHLELLPLDATDESACRGLVDGITARHGHLDILVNAIGGYAGGKTVWETDPRTYQLMLTLNLHAGFNLARTVVPAMLKQKSGSIVNIASKAALDHAASAGAYAASKAAALALFDCLAQDVKGTGVRVNSVLPSIIDTEPNRKAMPTTDFSKWPKPEEIAQVVLFLCSPEAKLIHGAAIPVYGES; translated from the coding sequence ATGACCAGTAAATTCAGCGGCAAAGTAGCTCTCGTCACCGGCGGTACCGGAGGACTGGGGCGCGCGGTGACGCTCGCGCTGCTTCATGAAGGCGCATCCGTGATTGCCACCTATATTGTGAAGGACGAGGCGGACGCGCTCCGCGACGCCGTGGGCCCGCATGCTCACCTGGAACTTCTGCCGCTGGATGCAACCGACGAATCCGCCTGTCGCGGGCTGGTGGATGGCATCACAGCGAGGCATGGCCATCTCGATATTTTGGTCAACGCCATTGGAGGCTATGCCGGCGGAAAAACGGTTTGGGAGACCGACCCCAGGACTTATCAGCTCATGCTGACTTTGAACCTTCATGCCGGCTTTAACCTGGCCCGCACTGTAGTCCCGGCAATGCTGAAGCAGAAGAGCGGTTCAATCGTAAACATCGCCTCAAAAGCCGCGCTGGACCATGCCGCCAGCGCCGGAGCCTATGCGGCATCCAAGGCCGCTGCTCTCGCGCTATTCGATTGCCTGGCCCAGGACGTGAAAGGCACGGGCGTTCGCGTGAATTCCGTTCTGCCCAGCATCATTGACACCGAACCGAATCGCAAAGCGATGCCAACGACTGATTTTTCCAAGTGGCCCAAGCCGGAAGAGATCGCTCAAGTCGTCCTGTTCCTGTGCAGTCCGGAAGCAAAGTTAATACACGGCGCGGCGATTCCTGTATACGGCGAGAGCTGA
- a CDS encoding type II toxin-antitoxin system VapB family antitoxin, whose amino-acid sequence MPTNLAIDDSLIAEAQKVGHHRTKKEAVTAALDEYIRKRKKLDVLEMFGKIDYDEDYDYKLERDRKPKRR is encoded by the coding sequence ATGCCAACAAATCTTGCCATTGACGACAGTCTGATCGCGGAAGCCCAGAAGGTCGGACATCATCGGACAAAAAAGGAAGCAGTAACTGCAGCGCTCGACGAATACATCAGAAAAAGGAAAAAGTTAGATGTCCTTGAGATGTTTGGAAAAATCGATTACGACGAAGACTATGACTATAAGCTTGAGCGTGATCGGAAACCCAAACGGCGATGA
- a CDS encoding PIN domain-containing protein, which translates to MNVLVDTSVWSLAFRRKPEDLNAAEQTLVQELRHLVQEDRAQLLGVVRQEVLSGIKNHHQFEKLRQVLRPFPDEPLDIEDYERAADASNRCRAKGIAMSAVDALLCAVALHKDLLIFTTDPDFKHYSRVLPLKLHPNGRTN; encoded by the coding sequence ATGAACGTCTTGGTCGATACCTCCGTATGGTCATTGGCTTTTCGCCGCAAGCCTGAAGATCTAAATGCGGCCGAACAAACTCTTGTCCAAGAGTTGCGTCACTTGGTTCAAGAAGATCGTGCCCAACTGCTTGGAGTAGTGCGCCAGGAAGTGCTTTCCGGCATTAAGAATCACCATCAGTTCGAAAAGTTACGGCAGGTTCTACGTCCGTTCCCGGACGAACCTTTGGACATAGAAGATTATGAGCGTGCCGCAGATGCCAGTAATCGCTGTCGCGCAAAAGGAATTGCTATGTCGGCTGTGGACGCGTTGCTGTGTGCCGTAGCTCTGCACAAAGACTTGTTGATCTTTACTACAGATCCCGACTTTAAGCATTATTCGCGGGTATTGCCACTTAAATTGCACCCCAACGGCCGGACAAATTAG
- a CDS encoding SUF system Fe-S cluster assembly regulator yields the protein MFRLNKLTDYGIVLMAHVARSPEETPHTARSLAKETRLPLPTVGKLLRQLSEHGLLSSHRGVNGGYNLAREARSINVAEIILALEGPIGFTECSVVKGLCNMERSCAIMSNSQIIGDALRDALEHVTLSDLNHEMAHHERKHEHELVASIKPATSVAEGVR from the coding sequence ATGTTCAGACTTAACAAGTTGACGGATTACGGCATTGTGCTGATGGCGCACGTAGCGCGCAGCCCAGAAGAGACGCCGCATACTGCCCGCAGCCTGGCCAAAGAGACCCGGTTGCCGCTGCCGACGGTCGGCAAGCTGTTGCGGCAGCTTTCTGAGCACGGGCTTTTGAGCTCGCATCGCGGGGTAAACGGCGGATACAACCTGGCCCGTGAAGCCCGTTCCATTAACGTCGCCGAGATCATTCTGGCCCTGGAAGGGCCCATTGGTTTTACCGAATGCAGCGTGGTCAAGGGTCTATGCAACATGGAGCGCTCATGCGCCATTATGAGCAACTCGCAGATTATTGGCGACGCCCTGCGCGACGCGCTGGAGCACGTGACTTTGTCTGACCTGAACCATGAGATGGCGCACCATGAGCGCAAGCACGAACATGAATTAGTTGCATCCATTAAGCCCGCGACCAGCGTTGCGGAAGGAGTGAGATGA
- the sufB gene encoding Fe-S cluster assembly protein SufB, whose translation MSSTVNQINDLTQQEYKWGFITSIDEDRLPPGLNEEIVRAISLKKGEPEFMMEWRLKAYRYWAQLEQKQAEPKWANVKYPPIDYQALSYYSAPKQKKELKSLEEVDPEILDTYAKLGIPLHEQKLLAGVAVDAVFDSVSVATTFKAKLAEAGVIFCSFSEAVKNHPELVKKYLGSVVPVTDNFFAALNSAVFSDGSFVYVPKGVRCPMELSTYFRINAQNTGQFERTLIIADEGASVSYLEGCTAPIRDENQLHAAVVELIAHDNATIKYSTVQNWYPGDKEGKGGIYNFVTKRGKALGKNSKISWTQVETGSAITWKYPSCILQGDNSVGEFYSVALTNNYQQADTGTKMIHIGKNTKSTVVSKGISAGHGQNTYRGMVKILKGATGARNYTQCDSLLIGDKCGAHTFPYIEVKNASARMEHEASTSKIGEDQIFYLQQRGISKEEAVSMIINGFCKAVFKELPMEFAVEAQKLLSISLEGSVG comes from the coding sequence ATGAGTAGCACAGTCAACCAGATTAATGACCTCACACAGCAGGAATATAAGTGGGGGTTTATCACCTCCATTGATGAAGACCGTTTGCCTCCGGGGTTGAATGAAGAAATCGTCCGCGCCATCTCCCTGAAGAAGGGTGAGCCGGAATTCATGATGGAGTGGCGGCTCAAGGCGTATCGCTACTGGGCGCAACTGGAGCAGAAGCAGGCAGAGCCAAAGTGGGCCAACGTAAAGTATCCGCCCATCGACTATCAGGCGCTGTCTTATTATTCCGCGCCCAAGCAGAAGAAAGAACTCAAGAGCCTGGAGGAAGTGGACCCGGAAATTCTGGACACCTACGCCAAGCTGGGTATTCCATTGCACGAGCAGAAGCTGTTGGCCGGAGTGGCCGTTGACGCTGTGTTTGACAGCGTCTCAGTGGCTACCACGTTCAAGGCCAAGTTGGCCGAAGCGGGAGTGATCTTTTGTTCATTCTCTGAAGCGGTGAAGAACCATCCTGAGCTGGTGAAAAAGTATCTTGGCTCCGTGGTTCCTGTAACCGACAACTTTTTTGCCGCTCTGAATTCCGCGGTCTTCAGCGACGGATCATTCGTCTATGTGCCCAAGGGCGTTCGCTGCCCCATGGAACTATCGACATACTTCCGCATCAACGCGCAGAACACCGGACAGTTTGAGCGCACGTTGATCATCGCCGATGAAGGCGCTTCCGTTAGCTACCTTGAGGGCTGCACCGCGCCGATTCGCGATGAGAACCAACTGCACGCCGCCGTGGTTGAACTGATCGCGCATGACAATGCCACGATCAAGTACTCGACCGTCCAGAACTGGTATCCGGGTGACAAGGAAGGCAAAGGCGGAATCTACAACTTCGTCACCAAGCGCGGCAAGGCGCTGGGCAAGAATTCCAAGATTTCATGGACCCAGGTTGAAACCGGCTCCGCCATAACATGGAAATATCCCAGCTGCATCCTGCAGGGCGACAATTCCGTGGGCGAATTTTATTCGGTGGCGCTGACCAACAATTATCAGCAGGCCGATACCGGCACAAAGATGATCCATATCGGCAAGAACACCAAGAGCACGGTAGTGTCAAAGGGCATCTCCGCCGGACACGGACAGAATACTTATCGCGGCATGGTGAAGATACTGAAAGGGGCAACCGGCGCGCGCAATTACACGCAGTGCGATTCGCTTTTGATTGGCGATAAGTGCGGCGCTCATACCTTCCCGTATATCGAGGTCAAGAATGCCAGCGCGCGCATGGAGCATGAAGCGTCGACGTCGAAAATCGGCGAAGACCAGATTTTCTATCTGCAGCAGCGTGGAATCTCCAAGGAAGAGGCCGTCAGCATGATCATCAACGGATTCTGCAAGGCGGTGTTTAAAGAGCTGCCGATGGAGTTTGCCGTGGAAGCGCAGAAACTGCTCAGCATCAGTCTTGAGGGGAGTGTTGGATAA
- the sufC gene encoding Fe-S cluster assembly ATPase SufC: protein MLEIKNLHASVNGNEILKGIDLTVNPGEVHSIMGPNGSGKSTLAQVLARRESYVVTAGSITFDGKDLLEMKPEDAACEGLFMAFQYPVEIPGISNAYFLRAALNAVLKYRGQDEMDAIDFLPLLKEKMRLLEMDERFLNRPVNEGFSGGEKKRNEIVQMAVLEPKLAVLDETDSGLDIDALKIVAKGVNAMRNKNRGMILVTHYQRLLDYIVPDFVHVLVNGRIVKSGGPELALELEEKGYSWTEPELAGKR from the coding sequence CTGCTTGAAATAAAAAATTTGCATGCCAGCGTGAATGGCAATGAGATTCTGAAGGGAATTGACCTGACGGTGAATCCGGGCGAGGTGCATTCCATCATGGGACCGAACGGCTCCGGCAAGAGCACGCTCGCGCAGGTGCTGGCGCGCCGCGAGAGCTACGTTGTCACCGCCGGTTCCATTACCTTCGACGGCAAAGATCTGCTGGAAATGAAGCCCGAAGATGCGGCTTGCGAAGGGCTGTTCATGGCATTTCAGTATCCGGTGGAAATTCCCGGCATCAGCAACGCGTATTTTTTGCGGGCGGCTTTGAACGCGGTGCTGAAATATCGCGGCCAGGATGAAATGGATGCCATTGATTTCCTGCCTCTGCTCAAAGAAAAGATGCGGCTGCTGGAGATGGACGAGCGCTTCCTCAACCGTCCGGTGAATGAAGGTTTCTCCGGCGGTGAAAAGAAGCGCAATGAGATTGTGCAGATGGCCGTGCTGGAGCCCAAGCTTGCCGTGTTGGATGAAACCGATTCCGGTCTCGACATCGACGCGCTCAAGATTGTGGCCAAGGGCGTAAATGCCATGCGCAATAAAAACCGCGGCATGATCCTGGTAACGCATTACCAGCGGCTGCTTGACTACATTGTGCCTGACTTTGTCCACGTTCTGGTGAACGGACGCATTGTGAAATCCGGCGGGCCGGAACTTGCGCTGGAACTGGAAGAGAAAGGCTATAGCTGGACTGAGCCGGAACTGGCGGGGAAGCGGTAA
- the sufD gene encoding Fe-S cluster assembly protein SufD yields MITATQAPEKYLEVFDQINNRAAAVHPRWLQSLRQDAFARFSETGFPTTHDEDWRFTNVAAVAGTPFELAGPDMVNKEQLEPFGAAQFDCCLVFVNGLFSGELSTLPALPKGVTVGSLAEQLKNNPAGLEPHLGRYLNTQRDAFAALNTAFIEDGFYVHVPRGVVVETPIYVLYVTVPGAAPAMNHPRNLIVAEESSQVTVVEDYVSLGEGITFSNAATELVAGDNAHVSHYMIVREGEQAYNFSTLRIQQGRHANVATHSLLLSGALVRNNVHPVLAGEGSECLINGLFMANGRQHMDNYMLVEHASPHCDSRQFYNGILNGQSHGVFHGRIIVHKDAQKTDAKQTNRNLLLSDDAQIDTKPQLEIYADDVKCTHGATIGQFDDNALFYLRSRGLAEAAARHVLLLAFANECLDRMNSPQIREHLEKLVVAGMPEAATFAGPRSGEGAERRWEEVG; encoded by the coding sequence GTGATTACAGCAACCCAAGCTCCGGAAAAGTATCTGGAGGTTTTTGATCAGATCAACAACCGCGCCGCGGCTGTTCATCCGCGCTGGCTGCAATCGCTGCGGCAGGATGCTTTCGCCCGTTTTTCTGAGACCGGCTTTCCCACTACGCACGATGAAGATTGGCGCTTCACGAACGTCGCGGCTGTGGCCGGCACGCCTTTTGAACTGGCTGGGCCCGACATGGTCAACAAAGAACAGTTGGAGCCGTTTGGTGCAGCGCAATTTGATTGCTGTCTGGTTTTTGTGAATGGCCTCTTTTCGGGAGAGCTTTCAACCCTCCCGGCGCTGCCCAAAGGCGTGACGGTCGGCAGCCTAGCCGAGCAGCTCAAAAACAATCCGGCTGGTCTTGAGCCTCACCTGGGACGCTATCTCAACACACAGCGCGATGCCTTTGCCGCGCTCAACACAGCATTCATTGAAGACGGCTTTTACGTACACGTTCCGCGGGGAGTCGTAGTTGAAACTCCGATCTATGTGCTCTATGTGACTGTTCCTGGCGCCGCGCCCGCGATGAACCATCCGCGCAATCTGATCGTCGCCGAAGAGAGCAGCCAGGTCACGGTGGTCGAAGACTACGTTTCGTTGGGTGAGGGCATTACGTTTTCCAACGCCGCTACCGAACTCGTCGCCGGCGACAATGCTCACGTTTCGCATTACATGATCGTCCGTGAAGGCGAACAGGCTTACAACTTCTCCACTTTGCGCATCCAGCAAGGACGCCATGCGAATGTGGCTACGCATTCACTCCTGCTGAGCGGCGCTCTCGTGCGCAACAATGTGCATCCGGTACTGGCAGGTGAAGGAAGCGAATGCCTGATCAACGGCTTGTTCATGGCCAATGGTCGCCAGCACATGGATAACTACATGCTGGTGGAGCATGCCAGTCCTCATTGCGATAGCCGGCAGTTTTATAACGGCATTTTGAACGGCCAATCGCACGGCGTATTTCACGGGCGCATCATCGTGCACAAAGACGCGCAGAAGACTGATGCGAAGCAGACCAACCGCAATTTGCTGCTTTCTGACGACGCGCAGATCGATACCAAGCCGCAGTTGGAGATTTATGCCGACGATGTGAAGTGCACGCACGGCGCGACGATCGGCCAGTTTGATGACAATGCATTGTTCTACCTGCGTTCTCGTGGTCTGGCCGAAGCGGCGGCGCGCCATGTTCTTTTACTGGCATTTGCCAATGAGTGTCTGGACCGCATGAATTCTCCACAGATTCGTGAACACCTGGAAAAGCTGGTTGTGGCAGGAATGCCGGAAGCCGCAACATTCGCCGGTCCTCGCTCGGGCGAAGGCGCGGAGCGGCGTTGGGAGGAAGTCGGATGA
- a CDS encoding cysteine desulfurase gives MSTVAKFPEKIHAASTYDVQKIRKDFPILHQKVHGKPLVYLDNAATTQKPLAVIEAIENYYRRDNSNIHRGVHTLSERATEAYEKVRVAAQKFINAADHKEIIFVRGTTEAINLVAQTYGRKNVGSGDEVLITAMEHHSNIVPWQLLCEEKGAKLRVAPINEQGELLLDEFEKLLSLKTKIVAVGHLSNALGTINPVREIVRMAHARNIPVLVDGAQAAPRMQVDVQALDCDFYAISGHKIYGPTGIGILYGKTKLLEAMPPYQGGGDMIASVTFEKTVYNRLPYKFEAGTPNIADTIGLGAALEYLNKLGLDQIEQHEADLLAYATKSVEAIDGVKLVGTAKEKAGVLSFVMEDIHPHDIGTILDTEGIAVRTGHHCAQPVMQRFGIPATARASFGLYNTREEVDALVKGIRKVQEVLG, from the coding sequence ATGAGCACAGTCGCCAAATTTCCGGAAAAAATTCACGCCGCTTCAACCTACGACGTGCAGAAGATCCGCAAGGACTTTCCCATCCTGCATCAGAAAGTGCACGGCAAACCGCTGGTTTATCTGGACAATGCCGCCACTACGCAGAAACCTCTGGCGGTGATTGAGGCGATTGAGAACTACTACCGGCGCGACAATTCCAACATCCATCGGGGCGTCCACACGCTTTCAGAGCGGGCAACGGAAGCATACGAAAAAGTTCGCGTGGCCGCGCAGAAGTTCATAAATGCCGCCGACCACAAAGAAATCATCTTCGTACGCGGCACAACTGAGGCCATCAACCTGGTGGCCCAGACTTACGGCCGTAAAAACGTCGGCAGTGGCGATGAAGTACTGATCACGGCCATGGAGCACCACTCCAACATTGTGCCGTGGCAGCTGCTTTGTGAAGAGAAGGGCGCGAAACTACGGGTAGCGCCGATTAATGAGCAAGGCGAACTGCTTCTGGACGAATTCGAAAAGCTGCTTAGCCTGAAGACAAAGATTGTGGCTGTGGGCCACCTATCGAATGCGTTGGGCACGATCAATCCGGTGCGCGAGATTGTCCGCATGGCGCATGCTCGGAACATCCCTGTTTTAGTGGATGGAGCGCAGGCCGCGCCGCGCATGCAGGTGGACGTCCAGGCCCTGGATTGCGATTTCTATGCTATTTCCGGCCACAAAATTTACGGCCCTACGGGCATTGGCATCCTTTACGGCAAAACAAAACTGCTGGAAGCCATGCCACCGTACCAGGGCGGCGGAGACATGATTGCCTCCGTCACGTTTGAAAAGACGGTTTACAACCGGCTGCCGTACAAATTTGAAGCCGGCACACCGAACATTGCTGACACTATCGGTCTGGGTGCGGCCCTTGAATACCTGAACAAGCTGGGGCTGGACCAGATCGAACAGCATGAGGCTGACCTGCTTGCCTATGCAACGAAATCTGTCGAAGCAATCGATGGCGTGAAACTGGTAGGCACCGCGAAAGAAAAAGCGGGCGTGCTCTCATTTGTGATGGAAGATATTCATCCTCATGACATCGGCACCATCCTGGATACCGAAGGAATCGCGGTGCGCACCGGACATCATTGCGCCCAGCCTGTAATGCAGCGCTTTGGCATTCCCGCTACGGCCCGCGCGTCCTTTGGACTTTACAACACGCGCGAAGAAGTTGATGCGCTGGTGAAGGGAATCCGCAAGGTACAAGAGGTGCTCGGATAA
- a CDS encoding SUF system NifU family Fe-S cluster assembly protein translates to MSDVRELRDLYQEVILEHSKKPKNFRAIETANHKAEGFNPLCGDHFTIYVDVKDGAINDIGFQGSGCAISKASASMMTQMLKGKTETEAEGIFTKFHDLVTGHTGDGQDLGKLAVFAGVSEFPLRVKCATLAWHAMRAALNGDQEAVSTE, encoded by the coding sequence ATGTCTGACGTTCGCGAATTGCGCGATCTTTATCAGGAAGTAATTCTTGAGCACAGCAAGAAGCCAAAGAACTTCCGCGCGATTGAGACCGCCAACCACAAGGCTGAAGGATTCAATCCGCTGTGTGGCGACCATTTCACGATCTATGTTGACGTGAAGGACGGCGCGATCAACGACATTGGATTTCAGGGCAGCGGCTGCGCCATTTCGAAAGCCTCAGCTTCCATGATGACGCAGATGCTCAAAGGCAAGACTGAGACCGAGGCCGAAGGCATTTTTACCAAGTTCCACGACCTTGTAACAGGTCATACTGGCGATGGACAGGATTTGGGAAAGCTGGCGGTTTTTGCCGGAGTTTCAGAATTTCCTCTGCGGGTAAAGTGCGCCACGCTCGCATGGCATGCGATGCGGGCGGCGCTCAACGGCGATCAGGAAGCCGTATCAACCGAATAA